The following proteins are co-located in the Macadamia integrifolia cultivar HAES 741 chromosome 3, SCU_Mint_v3, whole genome shotgun sequence genome:
- the LOC122074858 gene encoding reticulon-like protein B13 isoform X3, with translation MDSISFQWFVGWPCSLSLPSSFGETRLGCSTSKKMPSAMSVWEVSEEFTMVSQNAARVFAEEGILWTFRVGAEDKWFIFIGLVAGLWLISIVAGWFSFLSFSYIGLVIGMTVPFIFFKYDGKIKGFRVRMEMQGSRWYRKVVVDWFQRKTESEDKVAEPKVKKVE, from the exons ATGGATTCAATTTCATTCCAGTGGTTTGTTGGATGGCCATGTTCATTATCACTTCCGTCTTCCTTTGGGGAAACACGGCTAGGCTGTTCCACAAGTAAAA AGATGCCGTCGGCCATGTCTGTATGGGAAGTTTCAGAGGAATTCACAATGGTTTCACAGAACGCCGCCCGGGTATTTGCAGAAGAAGGGATACTCTGGACGTTTCGGGTTGGTGCGGAGGATAAATGGTTCATCTTTATTGGACTGGTTGCTGGCTTGTGGTTGATCTCCATTGTTGCTGGCTGGttcagtttcctttctttctcataCATCG GATTAGTGATCGGCATGACTGTTCCGTTCATTTTTTTCAAGTATGATGGTAAGATAAAAGGGTTCAGGGTTCGAATGGAGATGCAGGGGAGTAGATGGTACAGAAAGGTGGTGGTGGACTGGTTCCAGAGAAAGACGGAGTCCGAGGACAAGGTTGCAGAACCTAAAGTGAAGAAGGTCGAATAG
- the LOC122074858 gene encoding reticulon-like protein B13 isoform X1: protein MKDIYLWRKKKLSLLIVVISTATWAILEIYGFNFIPVVCWMAMFIITSVFLWGNTARLFHKEMPSAMSVWEVSEEFTMVSQNAARVFAEEGILWTFRVGAEDKWFIFIGLVAGLWLISIVAGWFSFLSFSYIGLVIGMTVPFIFFKYDGKIKGFRVRMEMQGSRWYRKVVVDWFQRKTESEDKVAEPKVKKVE, encoded by the exons ATGAAAGATATATATctatggaggaagaagaagttgaGCTTATTAATCGTCGTTATTTCAACAGCTACATGGGCAATACTGGAAATCTATGGATTCAATTTCATTCCAGTGGTTTGTTGGATGGCCATGTTCATTATCACTTCCGTCTTCCTTTGGGGAAACACGGCTAGGCTGTTCCACAA AGAGATGCCGTCGGCCATGTCTGTATGGGAAGTTTCAGAGGAATTCACAATGGTTTCACAGAACGCCGCCCGGGTATTTGCAGAAGAAGGGATACTCTGGACGTTTCGGGTTGGTGCGGAGGATAAATGGTTCATCTTTATTGGACTGGTTGCTGGCTTGTGGTTGATCTCCATTGTTGCTGGCTGGttcagtttcctttctttctcataCATCG GATTAGTGATCGGCATGACTGTTCCGTTCATTTTTTTCAAGTATGATGGTAAGATAAAAGGGTTCAGGGTTCGAATGGAGATGCAGGGGAGTAGATGGTACAGAAAGGTGGTGGTGGACTGGTTCCAGAGAAAGACGGAGTCCGAGGACAAGGTTGCAGAACCTAAAGTGAAGAAGGTCGAATAG
- the LOC122074858 gene encoding reticulon-like protein B13 isoform X2, with translation MKDIYLWRKKKLSLLIVVISTATWAILEIYGFNFIPVVCWMAMFIITSVFLWGNTARLFHKEMPSAMSVWEVSEEFTMVSQNAARVFAEEGILWTFRVGAEDKWFIFIGLVAGLWLISIVAGWFSFLSFSYIGFEWRCRGVDGTERWWWTGSRERRSPRTRLQNLK, from the exons ATGAAAGATATATATctatggaggaagaagaagttgaGCTTATTAATCGTCGTTATTTCAACAGCTACATGGGCAATACTGGAAATCTATGGATTCAATTTCATTCCAGTGGTTTGTTGGATGGCCATGTTCATTATCACTTCCGTCTTCCTTTGGGGAAACACGGCTAGGCTGTTCCACAA AGAGATGCCGTCGGCCATGTCTGTATGGGAAGTTTCAGAGGAATTCACAATGGTTTCACAGAACGCCGCCCGGGTATTTGCAGAAGAAGGGATACTCTGGACGTTTCGGGTTGGTGCGGAGGATAAATGGTTCATCTTTATTGGACTGGTTGCTGGCTTGTGGTTGATCTCCATTGTTGCTGGCTGGttcagtttcctttctttctcataCATCG GGTTCGAATGGAGATGCAGGGGAGTAGATGGTACAGAAAGGTGGTGGTGGACTGGTTCCAGAGAAAGACGGAGTCCGAGGACAAGGTTGCAGAACCTAAAGTGA